In Candidatus Pelagibacter sp. RS39, the following proteins share a genomic window:
- a CDS encoding radical SAM/SPASM domain-containing protein, protein MTEKKITESLGSNKIEQMSINSEVDIDRIVSIYKKNLDFFLNKHNISNDKFAVELFDELKNGNIKFPINKHIEIYILRNKKNLVKIFKYLIFRYKFYLAGKKKINLGYPPYLLIEPVSSCNLRCPFCFQTDLTFTRKPFMGIIDFEFYKKIIDEADKLNVGAITLASRGEPTLHKKLPDMIEYVGKKENIFEKKLNTNATFLTENLCHSIFKNEFNQLVVSADHYEKDEFEKLRKNANFEQVVSNVDRMYSIREKDYPNSITEIRVSGIDSSKKLDREKFYNFWIKRADQVSAGYPMERWDTYNNKIHEDINDPCEQLWDRMYIWFDGKVNPCDADYKSYLSFGNVKENSIENIWNNKMINDLRESHLQNNRIKIDPCNKCGACFTN, encoded by the coding sequence ATGACAGAAAAAAAAATAACAGAGAGTCTTGGAAGTAATAAAATTGAACAGATGTCTATCAACTCTGAGGTAGATATAGATAGAATAGTTTCAATATATAAAAAGAACCTAGATTTTTTTTTAAATAAACATAACATTTCAAATGATAAGTTTGCAGTTGAATTATTTGATGAACTTAAAAATGGAAATATTAAATTTCCGATAAATAAACATATAGAGATATATATTTTGAGGAATAAGAAAAATTTGGTTAAAATTTTTAAATATTTGATTTTTAGGTATAAATTTTATCTAGCAGGTAAAAAGAAAATAAATTTAGGCTATCCGCCATATCTACTTATTGAGCCAGTTTCTAGTTGTAATTTAAGGTGTCCATTTTGTTTCCAAACAGACTTAACTTTTACTAGAAAGCCGTTTATGGGAATAATTGATTTTGAATTCTATAAAAAAATAATTGATGAGGCCGATAAACTAAATGTTGGAGCAATTACTCTGGCAAGCAGAGGGGAGCCAACTTTACACAAAAAATTACCAGACATGATTGAGTATGTTGGAAAGAAAGAAAATATTTTTGAAAAAAAACTTAATACTAACGCAACTTTTTTAACTGAAAATTTGTGTCACAGTATTTTTAAAAATGAGTTTAATCAGCTAGTAGTTTCAGCTGATCATTACGAAAAAGATGAATTCGAAAAGTTGAGAAAAAATGCTAATTTTGAACAAGTAGTTAGCAATGTGGACAGGATGTACAGTATAAGAGAAAAAGATTACCCTAATAGCATAACTGAAATAAGAGTCTCAGGTATAGACTCCTCAAAAAAGTTAGATAGGGAAAAATTTTACAATTTTTGGATAAAAAGAGCAGATCAGGTAAGCGCTGGGTACCCTATGGAAAGATGGGATACATATAATAACAAAATTCATGAAGATATTAATGATCCATGTGAACAATTGTGGGACAGGATGTATATTTGGTTTGATGGAAAAGTTAACCCATGTGATGCCGACTATAAAAGTTATCTAAGTTTTGGTAATGTAAAAGAAAATTCTATTGAAAATATTTGGAATAACAAAATGATAAATGATTTAAGAGAGAGTCATTTGCAAAACAATAGAATAAAAATTGATCCATGTAATAAATGTGGAGCTTGTTTTACAAATTGA
- a CDS encoding SDR family oxidoreductase encodes MYSLKNKNIIVTGSEGLIGKSIVKNLIRNKAKVFLIDIKKTNNDKIKNYYYCDLTNKDLVSQLSKKIIKKAKYINGLINCASVQDKIEDKKNFLNSKFENLSIESWDHMIKGNLNSLFICSQVFGKYLIKKKNSFIINFSSTYGMVAPDNSIYKNKFNKQIFYKNPAYPASKGAVISFTKYLAAYWGNKGLRVNCISPGGVKNNQDKLFIKKYSEKTILKRMANVDDISNTVNFLASDDSNYITGANIVVDGGWTSI; translated from the coding sequence ATGTACAGTCTTAAAAATAAAAATATAATTGTTACTGGATCAGAGGGATTAATTGGAAAAAGTATTGTAAAAAATTTGATTAGAAATAAAGCAAAAGTTTTTTTGATAGATATAAAAAAAACTAATAATGATAAAATAAAAAATTATTATTATTGTGATTTAACAAATAAAGATTTAGTTTCACAGCTTAGTAAAAAAATAATAAAAAAAGCAAAATATATAAACGGATTAATAAATTGTGCTTCAGTCCAAGATAAAATTGAAGATAAAAAGAATTTCCTAAATTCAAAATTTGAAAATCTTTCAATAGAGTCATGGGATCATATGATAAAAGGTAATTTAAACTCCTTATTTATTTGCTCTCAAGTTTTTGGAAAGTATCTAATAAAAAAAAAAAATAGTTTTATAATTAACTTTTCCTCAACTTATGGAATGGTAGCTCCTGACAATTCCATTTATAAAAATAAATTTAATAAGCAAATCTTTTATAAAAATCCCGCTTATCCAGCATCAAAAGGTGCTGTAATCAGTTTTACAAAATATTTGGCGGCTTATTGGGGCAATAAAGGTTTAAGAGTTAATTGTATATCTCCTGGTGGCGTAAAGAATAATCAAGATAAGTTATTTATTAAAAAATATTCTGAAAAAACGATTTTAAAACGAATGGCAAATGTTGATGATATTTCAAATACAGTTAATTTTTTAGCTAGTGATGACTCAAATTATATTACAGGTGCAAATATTGTAGTAGATGGAGGGTGGACTTCTATATGA
- a CDS encoding carbamoyltransferase family protein has translation MKILGINIASHDTSAALIEDGKLICAFEEERFNKEKHTKAFPINAINECLKVSKNKINSIDCIAVSTDPMRQIRKFWLEGALKYDYRLKMMVEEKDSIQNFYSIENSIRKNLKYKNKIKYYRHHLNHLASCFYPSNFKKALVVSYDGVGEGETGYFSVGSNKKIKLIHTKNLFPNSLGLLYAAVTSYLGWRYNCDEGIIMGLASYGNPNNKIPKIKKTYIQVFREIIGYRKNLDIHINTDWITFHKERNTWLSEKFIKVFGKKRKYENKLTQHHKDIASALQLRLEEIVLHQLKFLKKKYKTKKLCLAGGVALNCSMNGQIVKSKIFDEVFVQPASGDAGLAIGAAINCSLEHQPKKKLSFETNCYLGSRYSNLEIKNTIKRFRNKIRIIKNKKDIYDFASSVLVRKKIIGWFQGAAEFGPRALGNRSILASPNPVQIKDHINKNVKFREDFRPFAPAILQEFANEYFNIEQKSEYMLIAFDVKSKMKRHISATVHVDNTCRVQTVTKNSNIKFYNLLNKMHQKTQIPVLLNTSFNIKGQPIVNSPEDAIMCFLKYKIDYLFIGDYILQKRK, from the coding sequence ATGAAAATTTTAGGTATAAATATTGCTAGCCACGATACATCAGCTGCCTTAATTGAAGATGGTAAATTAATTTGTGCCTTTGAGGAAGAGCGTTTTAATAAAGAAAAACATACGAAAGCATTTCCAATCAATGCAATTAACGAGTGTTTAAAAGTCTCAAAAAATAAAATTAATTCAATTGATTGTATTGCGGTATCTACTGATCCAATGAGACAAATAAGAAAATTTTGGTTAGAGGGTGCGTTAAAATATGACTATAGATTAAAAATGATGGTAGAAGAAAAAGATTCCATTCAAAATTTCTATAGCATTGAAAATTCGATTAGAAAAAATTTAAAATATAAAAATAAAATTAAATATTACAGACATCATCTAAACCATCTAGCAAGTTGTTTTTATCCAAGCAATTTTAAAAAAGCTCTTGTAGTGTCCTATGACGGTGTTGGAGAGGGTGAAACAGGTTATTTTTCTGTTGGCTCAAACAAAAAAATTAAACTTATACATACAAAAAACCTGTTCCCCAATTCTCTAGGTTTATTATACGCTGCAGTCACATCGTATTTGGGCTGGAGATATAATTGTGATGAAGGAATTATTATGGGTTTGGCATCTTATGGTAATCCAAATAACAAAATTCCAAAAATTAAAAAAACTTACATTCAAGTATTTAGAGAGATAATTGGTTACAGAAAAAATCTAGATATTCATATTAATACTGATTGGATTACTTTTCATAAAGAGAGAAATACATGGTTAAGCGAAAAATTTATTAAAGTCTTTGGTAAAAAGAGGAAATATGAGAATAAACTTACTCAACATCACAAAGATATAGCTTCAGCTCTGCAATTACGCTTAGAGGAAATTGTTTTACATCAATTAAAGTTTCTAAAAAAAAAGTATAAAACAAAAAAATTATGTTTAGCTGGTGGTGTTGCATTAAATTGTTCAATGAATGGCCAGATAGTAAAATCAAAAATTTTTGATGAGGTATTTGTCCAACCAGCAAGTGGTGACGCTGGCCTAGCTATAGGTGCTGCGATTAATTGTTCATTGGAACATCAACCTAAAAAAAAGCTATCTTTTGAAACTAATTGTTATCTTGGATCAAGATATTCAAATCTTGAAATAAAAAACACGATAAAGAGATTTAGAAATAAGATTAGAATAATAAAAAATAAAAAAGATATATATGATTTTGCATCAAGTGTTTTGGTAAGAAAAAAAATAATTGGATGGTTTCAGGGTGCTGCTGAATTTGGTCCTAGAGCTCTTGGAAATAGAAGTATTTTGGCATCTCCTAATCCGGTACAAATTAAAGATCATATAAACAAAAATGTAAAATTTAGAGAAGATTTCCGACCATTTGCTCCAGCAATACTTCAAGAATTTGCAAATGAATACTTTAATATAGAACAAAAGAGCGAATATATGTTAATTGCATTTGATGTTAAATCAAAAATGAAAAGACATATTTCTGCAACAGTTCATGTTGATAATACATGTAGAGTCCAAACTGTAACTAAAAATTCAAATATTAAATTTTACAATTTACTTAATAAAATGCATCAAAAAACTCAAATTCCAGTACTGCTGAACACTTCGTTTAATATTAAAGGTCAACCAATAGTTAATTCCCCTGAGGATGCAATTATGTGTTTTTTAAAATACAAGATAGATTATCTATTTATTGGAGATTATATTCTTCAAAAAAGAAAATGA
- a CDS encoding MaoC/PaaZ C-terminal domain-containing protein, whose protein sequence is MSNFLEKKFSLNKCKNFSKLSGDKNPLHLDKKLSNYSQFQKPIVQGIQVLMYIFEKSLIKKITKNSNSISVVFKNPIFIDEKIIFKIRKEKKNIIVIAKNLFQEKIIITFEILSESEKEIFNTNTIIKNLLTLTKYVGNFRNNLNIISTLDIKKNDKKNYKKVIKLSKNFYKFEHGLNDISLKSYFVSFKKKIEEKFDKKSKIKINKNFFENKKILIIGGSSGLGRVLINYFLSNKILIDFTYNKNSRKLDFIKKKYKVPNKRIFKLNNLNLNLYKKKLSKYDIFYFFPTSKIFSFNEKFFDYKKFDNFNLINIDFLLKIFKFIGNSEEKKFFYVPSSKLAGENVMSSEYGLSKNLQEKILKRIKKLFKNIKISNPRLDSYFTESTKGLINNNSDYDKFIKSAIEF, encoded by the coding sequence ATGAGTAATTTTCTTGAAAAAAAATTCTCCCTAAATAAATGTAAGAATTTTTCAAAATTAAGTGGTGACAAAAATCCACTACATTTAGACAAAAAGTTGTCTAACTATTCCCAATTTCAAAAACCTATAGTTCAAGGAATTCAAGTATTAATGTATATATTTGAAAAATCACTAATTAAAAAAATTACTAAGAATAGCAATTCTATTTCAGTTGTTTTTAAAAATCCAATATTTATTGATGAAAAAATTATTTTCAAAATAAGGAAGGAAAAAAAGAATATAATTGTAATTGCGAAAAATTTATTTCAAGAAAAGATCATTATAACTTTTGAAATTTTAAGTGAGTCTGAAAAAGAAATTTTCAATACAAATACTATAATTAAAAACTTACTTACTTTGACAAAATATGTAGGTAACTTTAGAAATAATTTAAATATAATCTCTACACTGGATATAAAAAAAAATGACAAGAAAAATTATAAAAAAGTAATAAAACTCTCAAAAAATTTTTATAAATTTGAACATGGCTTAAATGACATTTCTTTAAAGTCTTATTTCGTGAGTTTTAAAAAAAAAATTGAGGAGAAATTTGATAAAAAATCTAAAATAAAAATTAACAAAAATTTTTTTGAAAATAAAAAAATCTTAATAATTGGAGGAAGCTCAGGATTAGGTAGAGTTTTAATAAATTATTTTTTATCAAATAAAATTCTAATAGACTTTACTTACAATAAAAATTCGAGAAAATTAGATTTTATAAAAAAAAAATATAAAGTGCCTAATAAAAGAATATTCAAATTAAACAATTTAAATCTCAATTTATACAAAAAAAAGCTCAGCAAATACGATATTTTTTATTTTTTCCCGACATCTAAGATATTTAGTTTTAATGAAAAATTTTTTGATTATAAAAAATTTGATAATTTTAATCTAATTAATATAGATTTCTTATTAAAAATATTTAAATTTATAGGCAATTCTGAAGAAAAAAAATTTTTTTATGTTCCATCATCTAAACTGGCCGGAGAAAATGTTATGAGTTCAGAATATGGTTTAAGTAAAAATTTACAAGAAAAAATTTTAAAAAGAATAAAAAAATTATTCAAGAATATTAAGATCTCAAACCCAAGACTGGATTCTTATTTTACAGAGTCAACTAAAGGACTAATTAATAATAATTCTGATTATGACAAATTTATCAAATCTGCTATAGAATTTTAA
- a CDS encoding 3-oxoacyl-ACP synthase III family protein → MINIEKIYSFIPKNKISQKFIKKKFGDSNFKKIKNYTGFTNLNVLRDNFTEENFFLNALEKFFKMERINKKIDMIIFSSHTRKNEMPIFSAKIQEKFEIKNNIICYDLPGSCAGFTNGLIHASAFLTSGIAKNVLLICADAHSKKAEKNLIPVIGDGISCIVITKSKTTSLFDFGVDGRNNDILKIDKKKNKLIMNGLKVFEFALNRVPETYQRIIKRYNNRIDYYCFHQPNKTIHDQLIKKLRINYEKVISCFAHGNTSAPSIPISLSHSFSNKNVNNKVFLFCGFGAGLNWSTVITTFKKTFISKIYKI, encoded by the coding sequence ATGATTAATATAGAAAAAATATATTCGTTCATTCCTAAAAATAAAATTTCTCAAAAGTTTATTAAAAAAAAGTTTGGTGACTCAAACTTTAAGAAAATAAAAAACTATACAGGTTTTACAAATTTGAATGTATTGAGAGATAACTTTACAGAGGAAAATTTTTTCTTAAATGCCCTGGAAAAATTTTTTAAAATGGAAAGAATAAATAAAAAAATAGATATGATAATTTTTTCATCGCATACACGAAAAAATGAAATGCCTATTTTTTCAGCCAAAATCCAAGAGAAATTTGAAATAAAAAATAATATTATTTGTTATGATTTGCCAGGAAGTTGTGCTGGCTTTACTAATGGACTTATACATGCAAGTGCATTTTTAACTTCTGGAATTGCCAAAAACGTCCTTTTAATTTGTGCAGATGCACACAGCAAAAAAGCAGAAAAAAACTTAATACCAGTTATTGGTGATGGAATAAGTTGTATTGTGATCACTAAATCTAAAACAACCAGTTTATTTGATTTTGGTGTAGATGGAAGAAATAATGATATTCTCAAAATAGATAAGAAAAAAAATAAATTAATTATGAATGGTTTAAAAGTTTTTGAATTTGCTTTAAATAGGGTACCTGAAACTTATCAGAGGATAATCAAAAGATACAATAATAGAATTGACTATTATTGTTTTCATCAACCTAATAAAACAATTCATGATCAATTGATTAAGAAACTAAGAATAAACTATGAAAAAGTAATCAGTTGTTTTGCACATGGAAACACGAGTGCACCATCTATTCCTATCTCATTAAGCCACTCTTTCTCAAACAAAAATGTTAATAATAAAGTTTTTTTATTTTGTGGTTTTGGAGCAGGTCTTAATTGGTCAACAGTTATTACCACTTTTAAAAAAACTTTTATTTCTAAAATATATAAAATATGA
- a CDS encoding Gfo/Idh/MocA family oxidoreductase: MIGVIGKGSQFKRVKKFFIKKKIKFLLYKPNNKDYFDKDKFKKLLNCNIIFILSPNKSHFHYIKKFYKKRYIFCEKPPVSSKKEIKNLKKLSNNKIFFNYNFRFSKISEILSNPKKYKLGNFLYGNIITGHGLAFKDEYKYTWRSKKKLSPKGVFEVLSIHWIDLINFLFVIKKIDKPYLTKISKNGTAYDNSYTKITLKNDKIVNIYTSYSSPFIDEKIFLFTNGTVYQNEDKIEIRGPTFNLNAKNQFIKPKLVKKFLLKNEKDYHMSLEKSLSYFFKTIRNKDTFSKKEIETSLSSNQLLF, translated from the coding sequence ATGATCGGCGTTATTGGAAAAGGAAGTCAATTTAAAAGAGTAAAAAAATTTTTTATAAAAAAAAAAATTAAATTTTTATTATATAAACCTAATAATAAAGATTATTTTGATAAAGATAAATTCAAAAAGTTACTGAATTGTAATATAATATTTATTCTTTCGCCCAACAAGTCACACTTTCATTATATAAAAAAATTTTATAAAAAAAGATATATATTTTGTGAAAAACCTCCAGTAAGTTCAAAAAAAGAAATTAAAAACTTAAAAAAATTAAGTAACAATAAAATTTTTTTTAATTATAATTTTAGATTTTCAAAAATTTCAGAGATATTATCAAATCCAAAAAAATATAAATTAGGAAATTTTCTATATGGTAATATTATTACAGGTCATGGTTTGGCGTTCAAGGATGAATATAAATATACATGGAGATCAAAAAAGAAATTATCTCCAAAAGGTGTTTTTGAGGTATTATCAATTCATTGGATTGACTTGATAAACTTTTTATTTGTTATAAAAAAAATAGACAAACCTTATTTAACAAAAATTTCAAAAAATGGAACAGCTTATGACAATAGTTATACAAAAATAACATTAAAAAATGATAAAATTGTCAATATATACACGAGTTATAGCTCACCTTTTATTGATGAGAAAATTTTTTTGTTTACTAATGGTACAGTGTATCAAAACGAAGATAAAATTGAGATAAGAGGACCAACATTTAATTTAAATGCAAAAAATCAATTCATCAAACCCAAACTTGTAAAGAAGTTCTTATTAAAGAATGAAAAAGATTATCACATGTCTTTAGAAAAAAGTTTAAGTTATTTCTTCAAAACTATAAGAAATAAAGATACATTCAGTAAAAAGGAAATTGAAACATCTTTAAGCTCAAATCAGTTATTGTTTTAA
- a CDS encoding HAD-IIIC family phosphatase, which translates to MTKNQSLIVSDFNNDYLINYLRSNKELKKNSFGSLNFENFLSSINELNQVKKCGDIFIITQISKVFDIEKILLKNNELFTKKEINKVTSEIENIVLNLSSKIKKISFFLWPSDINDNYLNDLNFKKPGKNWLVNLINLETSKKLSKFQNVSLIDPNFKLLKNNHKINIYDEKTKYLVGNHYSLDYLEFCAEEIANSIHSKEIKKIKLIILDLDNTLWGGEAGERNINELDLGPNSIKGTVFHNFQKRLKILKNLGYVLAICSKNDFKNVKKVFKENKNMILSVKDFSSIKVNWKNKNENIREILSELNLRAENTLFVDDNEYERNIVKSDLKEINIFDFPKNILLLNKNFNNLKNISKNTVSETDKKRTKLYLDEQKRDKLKRKYFNHKDWLSSLKINIKIEELKNFKRAEEMYLRTNQFNISHKPISSEMIKALIKSKEKIFYEVSMSDRFGNYGVIALIGIRNNINSFEVTDFLESCRVFKRNVEDYLIKYILNNKRFKNKDGLIYINRNKKNMYVQDLFDKSNYLKKINKKTYKILKEYKFTELNGTKVRIN; encoded by the coding sequence ATGACTAAAAATCAGTCTTTAATTGTATCCGACTTTAATAATGATTATCTGATTAATTATTTACGCTCAAATAAAGAATTAAAAAAAAATTCTTTTGGTTCATTGAATTTTGAAAATTTTCTTTCAAGTATTAATGAATTAAATCAAGTGAAGAAATGTGGTGATATTTTTATAATTACACAAATAAGCAAAGTTTTCGATATAGAAAAAATTCTTTTAAAAAATAATGAATTATTTACAAAAAAAGAGATAAATAAGGTTACTTCGGAAATTGAGAATATAGTTTTGAATTTAAGTTCTAAAATAAAAAAAATTTCATTTTTTTTATGGCCAAGTGATATAAATGACAATTATCTAAATGACCTAAATTTTAAAAAACCTGGGAAAAATTGGCTAGTGAATTTAATTAATTTAGAAACGTCAAAAAAATTAAGTAAATTTCAAAATGTTTCTTTAATAGATCCAAATTTTAAATTATTAAAAAATAATCATAAAATTAATATTTATGATGAAAAAACAAAGTATTTAGTAGGAAATCATTATAGTTTAGATTATTTAGAGTTTTGTGCTGAGGAAATAGCAAATTCAATTCATTCAAAGGAAATTAAAAAAATTAAATTAATAATTTTAGATCTTGATAATACTCTGTGGGGTGGAGAAGCTGGTGAGAGAAATATTAATGAACTAGACTTAGGACCAAATTCGATAAAAGGTACAGTATTTCATAATTTTCAAAAACGTCTTAAAATTTTAAAAAATCTTGGTTATGTTTTGGCTATTTGCTCAAAAAATGATTTTAAAAATGTTAAAAAAGTCTTTAAAGAAAACAAAAACATGATTTTAAGTGTTAAAGATTTTTCTTCAATTAAAGTTAATTGGAAAAATAAAAATGAAAATATTAGAGAAATTTTGTCTGAATTAAACTTAAGAGCAGAAAACACTTTATTTGTTGATGACAATGAGTATGAGCGAAATATTGTGAAATCTGATCTTAAAGAAATAAATATTTTTGATTTCCCAAAGAATATATTGCTGTTGAATAAAAACTTTAACAATTTAAAAAATATATCAAAAAATACTGTTTCAGAAACTGATAAAAAAAGAACAAAACTTTATTTAGATGAGCAAAAAAGAGATAAGCTTAAAAGAAAATATTTTAATCATAAAGATTGGTTATCTAGTTTAAAGATTAATATAAAGATAGAAGAGTTGAAAAATTTTAAAAGGGCAGAAGAAATGTATTTAAGAACAAATCAATTTAACATTTCTCACAAGCCAATATCTTCAGAAATGATAAAAGCTTTAATAAAAAGTAAAGAAAAAATTTTCTATGAGGTATCAATGTCAGATAGGTTTGGAAATTATGGAGTCATTGCTCTAATTGGTATTAGAAACAATATTAATTCTTTTGAGGTTACCGATTTTCTTGAAAGTTGTAGGGTATTTAAAAGAAACGTCGAGGATTATTTAATTAAATATATTTTAAACAATAAACGTTTTAAAAACAAAGACGGTTTAATTTATATAAACAGAAATAAAAAAAATATGTATGTTCAAGACCTATTTGATAAATCAAATTATTTAAAAAAAATAAACAAAAAAACTTATAAAATTTTGAAAGAATATAAGTTTACAGAATTAAATGGCACAAAAGTAAGAATAAATTGA
- a CDS encoding aminotransferase class III-fold pyridoxal phosphate-dependent enzyme, with product MFSRLKKKPKKLQVYAKKLIPGLSQLFGKRPDLYLPGGEWPTYYNRAKGIEVWGIDNKKYLDFTMVGIGTSTLGYSDPDINKAAIKSINSSTMNTLNPPEDVELAELLIKLHPWANNVRYARTGGETMSVAIRLARAYTRRDKILFCGYHGWHDWYLSANLKSSKALNQHLLKGLAPLGVPKGLRGTVIPFKFNSFDELETIVKKNAKRCAAIVLEPCRETLPDIKYLKKLRKISTKYKCVLIFDEITSGWRINLGGVHMKLGVYPDLAIFGKTIANGIPMGAIIGKKKIMQFAEKTFLSSAFWTEKTGPACAVKFIKKYKKLKLHNLLIKRGKQIKSIWKNAAKNSNLDIEIKGIDPLATFRLNTKTDWPITITYFIQEMLKKNILASDRCYANYRHSDDKLRKYEKACFEVFRKISYLDAKNEIKKHLKGPIKTMDFGRLN from the coding sequence ATGTTTAGTAGATTAAAAAAAAAACCAAAAAAATTACAAGTATACGCCAAAAAACTTATTCCTGGTTTGTCGCAATTATTTGGAAAAAGACCTGATCTTTACTTACCAGGAGGTGAATGGCCAACTTATTACAATAGAGCAAAAGGAATTGAAGTTTGGGGAATTGATAATAAAAAATATCTTGATTTTACAATGGTTGGAATTGGTACTTCAACTTTGGGTTATTCAGATCCAGATATAAATAAAGCTGCGATCAAATCAATAAACTCAAGTACAATGAACACACTTAATCCGCCAGAGGACGTTGAGCTTGCTGAATTATTAATTAAATTACATCCATGGGCCAATAATGTTAGATATGCTAGAACTGGCGGTGAAACAATGTCAGTAGCTATTAGGTTGGCTAGAGCATATACAAGAAGAGATAAAATATTATTCTGTGGATACCATGGATGGCATGACTGGTATCTTTCAGCAAATCTCAAATCGTCAAAAGCATTAAACCAACATCTGCTAAAAGGGTTGGCACCATTAGGAGTTCCAAAAGGTTTGAGAGGAACTGTTATTCCATTTAAGTTTAATTCATTTGATGAGCTGGAAACAATTGTGAAAAAAAATGCTAAGAGGTGCGCAGCCATAGTGCTTGAACCCTGCAGAGAGACATTGCCTGATATTAAATATTTAAAAAAATTAAGAAAAATCTCAACTAAGTATAAGTGTGTATTAATTTTTGATGAAATTACATCAGGTTGGAGAATAAACTTAGGTGGAGTTCATATGAAATTAGGAGTTTACCCTGATCTAGCTATATTTGGAAAAACAATAGCAAATGGAATACCAATGGGTGCAATAATAGGTAAAAAAAAAATTATGCAATTTGCGGAAAAAACTTTTTTAAGTAGTGCTTTTTGGACTGAAAAAACAGGACCTGCGTGTGCTGTAAAATTTATTAAAAAATATAAAAAGCTTAAATTACATAACTTATTGATCAAGAGAGGAAAACAAATAAAAAGTATTTGGAAAAATGCTGCTAAAAATTCAAATTTGGATATCGAAATTAAGGGAATTGACCCTTTGGCAACTTTTAGATTAAATACAAAAACTGATTGGCCCATTACAATTACTTACTTTATACAAGAAATGTTGAAGAAAAATATCTTAGCATCTGATAGATGCTATGCTAATTATAGACATTCCGACGATAAATTAAGAAAGTATGAAAAAGCTTGTTTTGAAGTTTTTCGAAAAATCTCATATCTTGATGCAAAAAATGAAATTAAGAAACATTTAAAGGGTCCTATTAAAACCATGGATTTTGGCAGATTAAACTAA
- a CDS encoding cytidylyltransferase domain-containing protein, with amino-acid sequence MNFICIIQARIASSRLLGKILLPGYNKPLLEHLVERLKKSKKINKVVIATSTNKEDDIINEFCLSRKIPVFRGHPSNLLKRYYECAKEFKADNIIRITSDCPLMDYRLIDKMIFSFLKKKNLDYYSNVHPPTFPDGFDVEIFRLEILKKAYLNAKKKYEKEHVTPYIWDNPNLFKLSNYSLKKTNYYDKYRLTLDYKEDYYLIWNIFKNLYKKNKFFSFEEIINFLKKNPKYVVNKNYIKVNWMGYYFKNLKTINKKYTKREKRFLYV; translated from the coding sequence ATGAATTTTATTTGTATCATACAAGCTAGGATAGCCAGCTCAAGACTACTTGGTAAAATATTGTTACCAGGCTACAATAAACCACTTCTTGAACATTTAGTTGAGAGATTGAAAAAATCAAAAAAAATTAATAAAGTTGTGATTGCAACTTCAACCAATAAAGAAGATGATATTATAAATGAATTCTGTTTATCTAGAAAAATTCCAGTCTTTAGAGGTCATCCAAGTAATTTATTAAAAAGGTATTATGAGTGCGCAAAAGAATTCAAAGCAGATAATATCATCCGTATAACTTCAGACTGCCCTTTAATGGATTATAGATTAATTGATAAGATGATTTTCTCATTTTTAAAAAAAAAAAACCTAGATTATTATAGTAACGTACATCCACCTACATTTCCTGATGGCTTTGATGTTGAAATATTCAGGTTAGAAATTTTAAAAAAAGCTTATCTTAATGCAAAAAAAAAATATGAAAAAGAACACGTTACTCCCTATATTTGGGATAATCCAAATTTATTTAAATTATCTAATTATAGTTTGAAAAAAACTAATTATTACGACAAATATAGACTCACACTGGATTATAAGGAAGATTACTATTTGATTTGGAATATTTTTAAAAATTTATACAAGAAAAATAAATTTTTTAGTTTTGAGGAAATAATTAATTTTTTAAAAAAAAATCCTAAATATGTCGTAAATAAAAATTATATAAAAGTCAATTGGATGGGTTATTATTTCAAAAATTTAAAAACTATTAATAAAAAATATACCAAAAGAGAAAAAAGATTTCTTTATGTTTAG